From a region of the Alkalicoccobacillus plakortidis genome:
- a CDS encoding glycoside hydrolase family 3 protein, with translation MIYKDPQETITSRVEDLLVRMTLKEKVSQLFGLVNHGQDDPLKNVSKKYLDGVGTLSFLNSSQTGDHKKDMETLKKLQSFFVNETRLGIPVLIHNEGIAGAQIPGATTFPQSMNVASTWEPELAIKMGEVVKKQLMAFGIRAVHSPLFDLGRDPRWGRIGETYGEDPYLVAQMGTAYVKGVQGEQEVMAAAKHFVGYGNTEGGRNGGEQQLAERKLLDTYCFPFEAAIHEGHVMGIMNSYGIVNEQPVSTSKWLLTDILKEKLGFSGVVVADYGSVSHAHSRYRVAESRKETAIMALQAWMDVEQPNNICFQYLEEAIEQGDLDEEYVDRAVRKVLETKFALGLFESPYEVGNFQEEIKKEQNQLLSQEIAEKSIVLVKNEQDVLPLKKQVKVAVIGPSAANVVNFFGGYSSLGSADTTTGDFDRSEDDNFIKMAYDTVVTEHRDMLKEQGIVFDDQPSPEQKEAIITMLKKRRRTSNKVYKTMEEFIELFYPSCRTVKEVLEEELGLENVVYEKGCEINTSIQGGLEKVQKVVQQADIVIAVLGGRESMRAPDATSGENKDNIHIDVEKPQIEMMDEVFKHNKPVITVVVDGRPLSNSTINEKSQAVIYSWLPAQAGAKAIVNVLTGAVNPSGKLPVTIVKDKGQIPMYASRAPFYLEINDWAEYIDYDKNKPQYPFGHGLSYTSYQYSNLEIDKEVASDGELHVRFNITNTGYNQGDEIVQIYIRDCFSEVARPTKQLAWLC, from the coding sequence ATGATCTATAAAGACCCACAAGAAACAATTACATCTCGAGTAGAAGATCTACTTGTCCGAATGACATTAAAAGAAAAAGTGTCTCAGCTTTTTGGACTTGTTAACCATGGACAGGATGATCCACTAAAAAACGTAAGTAAGAAATACCTAGATGGCGTAGGAACATTAAGCTTCTTAAATAGTTCTCAAACAGGTGATCATAAGAAAGATATGGAAACGTTAAAAAAGCTACAATCCTTCTTCGTTAATGAGACACGTTTAGGTATTCCGGTACTGATTCATAATGAAGGGATCGCAGGGGCTCAAATCCCAGGAGCAACCACTTTTCCTCAATCAATGAATGTAGCTTCTACGTGGGAACCAGAACTTGCTATAAAAATGGGGGAAGTTGTAAAAAAACAGCTAATGGCGTTTGGTATAAGAGCCGTTCACTCTCCATTATTTGATCTTGGACGTGACCCAAGGTGGGGCAGAATCGGGGAAACATATGGGGAAGATCCTTACCTCGTTGCTCAAATGGGGACCGCTTATGTTAAAGGGGTGCAAGGTGAGCAAGAAGTAATGGCTGCAGCTAAGCATTTTGTAGGCTATGGCAATACAGAGGGTGGAAGGAATGGCGGCGAACAACAACTAGCAGAAAGAAAGCTACTAGATACGTATTGCTTCCCTTTTGAAGCGGCTATTCATGAGGGGCATGTCATGGGAATTATGAATAGTTATGGGATCGTTAATGAACAACCAGTATCTACATCCAAGTGGCTATTAACAGATATATTAAAAGAAAAACTTGGGTTCTCTGGCGTAGTCGTTGCGGATTATGGAAGTGTGAGTCATGCTCATTCCAGGTATCGTGTAGCAGAGAGCAGAAAAGAAACAGCCATTATGGCTCTTCAAGCTTGGATGGATGTTGAACAACCAAATAATATCTGCTTTCAGTATCTTGAAGAGGCTATAGAACAAGGGGATTTAGATGAAGAATATGTAGACCGTGCTGTTAGAAAAGTCTTAGAAACTAAGTTTGCATTAGGGTTGTTTGAATCACCATATGAGGTAGGGAATTTCCAAGAAGAGATAAAGAAAGAACAGAATCAACTTCTTTCACAAGAGATTGCAGAAAAATCAATCGTGCTTGTTAAAAATGAGCAGGATGTTCTACCATTAAAAAAGCAAGTGAAAGTTGCAGTTATAGGTCCATCTGCCGCAAACGTCGTTAACTTCTTTGGAGGGTATTCATCACTCGGTTCAGCTGACACAACAACCGGAGATTTTGATCGATCTGAGGACGATAACTTTATTAAGATGGCCTATGATACAGTTGTGACGGAACATCGGGACATGCTAAAAGAACAAGGGATCGTGTTTGATGATCAACCTTCTCCTGAGCAAAAAGAAGCCATTATTACGATGCTTAAGAAAAGAAGAAGAACTTCAAATAAAGTTTACAAAACAATGGAAGAATTTATTGAGTTATTCTATCCCTCTTGCCGCACAGTTAAAGAGGTACTTGAAGAAGAGTTAGGCCTAGAGAATGTTGTCTATGAAAAAGGTTGTGAGATCAATACATCTATTCAAGGTGGATTAGAGAAGGTCCAGAAAGTCGTACAGCAAGCTGATATTGTCATTGCCGTTCTTGGTGGGCGTGAAAGCATGCGTGCTCCTGATGCAACCTCTGGAGAAAATAAAGACAATATTCACATTGATGTAGAGAAGCCACAGATTGAGATGATGGATGAAGTATTTAAACATAATAAACCAGTCATTACTGTTGTCGTTGATGGACGACCTCTATCAAACTCAACAATCAATGAAAAAAGTCAAGCGGTCATTTACTCATGGTTACCCGCACAAGCAGGAGCAAAAGCAATAGTTAATGTGTTAACTGGCGCAGTAAACCCAAGCGGAAAATTGCCAGTCACCATCGTTAAGGATAAAGGTCAGATCCCAATGTATGCAAGCCGAGCTCCATTTTATTTAGAGATAAACGACTGGGCTGAATATATTGATTATGATAAAAATAAGCCTCAGTATCCCTTTGGACATGGTCTAAGCTACACTTCTTATCAATATAGTAACTTAGAAATAGATAAAGAAGTTGCATCAGATGGTGAACTTCATGTTCGTTTTAACATAACAAACACTGGATATAATCAAGGTGATGAAATTGTTCAAATCTATATTCGCGACTGTTTCAGTGAGGTTGCCCGACCTACTAAACAGCTAGCTTGGCTTTGCTAA
- a CDS encoding fibronectin type III-like domain-contianing protein — MDESKEVSFTINMKQLAFHDINMEQVVEPGKMEVYVGASSEDIRLVDTFNIIGEKTKIDRKVFSSEVTIR; from the coding sequence GTGGATGAGTCGAAAGAAGTCTCGTTTACGATTAATATGAAACAATTAGCCTTCCATGACATAAATATGGAGCAAGTTGTTGAACCAGGTAAGATGGAAGTATACGTTGGCGCTTCATCAGAAGACATTCGTTTAGTAGATACGTTTAACATAATAGGAGAAAAAACTAAGATTGATCGAAAAGTGTTTTCGTCAGAAGTAACGATAAGATAA
- a CDS encoding TetR/AcrR family transcriptional regulator: protein MKFENNYPDLRVRRTRKSLKDALIELLQEIEIEKITVNTLAKRANINRVTFYSHYKDIPDMLEKLAQDMIDQISKDLEDKTSYKDDSHNTNWQPMINLLEHISSQAVFYKVILGTRGVPLFKNRLIEFLINRIVSQIGERREGSFITKTGVEEEVLAWYDSSAIIGTIIAWLNNDMPYTPRFLVAQFSIIHNRTI from the coding sequence ATGAAATTTGAAAATAATTATCCGGATCTTAGAGTGAGACGGACGCGTAAATCACTTAAAGATGCTTTAATCGAATTACTACAAGAGATAGAAATTGAAAAAATAACCGTAAATACATTAGCGAAACGAGCAAATATTAATCGGGTTACGTTTTATTCTCACTATAAAGATATTCCAGATATGCTAGAAAAACTGGCTCAAGATATGATTGACCAAATATCTAAAGATTTAGAAGATAAGACCTCGTATAAAGATGATAGTCATAATACAAATTGGCAACCAATGATTAATTTACTTGAACATATTTCTAGCCAAGCCGTTTTTTATAAAGTTATATTAGGAACTAGAGGGGTACCATTATTTAAAAATCGTCTAATAGAATTCTTAATTAATAGAATCGTTTCGCAGATCGGAGAAAGGAGAGAGGGATCATTTATTACGAAAACCGGTGTGGAAGAGGAGGTTTTAGCCTGGTATGATTCATCGGCTATAATAGGGACCATCATTGCGTGGCTTAACAACGACATGCCTTATACACCTAGATTCCTAGTGGCACAATTCTCAATTATTCATAATAGGACGATATGA
- a CDS encoding MFS transporter — translation MKKEMNSDVPLKKNVIVMIMILGTFLTALNQTIMSVATPEVMKDLEISASTAQWLTTGYLLVNGVLIPITAFFMKRFSTRQLFMSSMIIFLFGTTISAVAINFPLLLSGRLIQAIGAGIIIPLLYNVVLTLYPPSKRGTVMGMVSLAILFAPAIGPTVAWLCIRPIFMASHVLQSNTCDHYHYY, via the coding sequence TTGAAGAAAGAAATGAACTCTGATGTGCCTTTAAAAAAGAACGTTATCGTTATGATCATGATACTCGGAACTTTTCTTACGGCATTAAATCAAACGATCATGAGTGTGGCGACCCCAGAGGTAATGAAAGACCTAGAGATTTCAGCATCTACTGCACAATGGCTAACAACAGGATATTTGTTAGTAAATGGGGTACTTATTCCAATTACGGCCTTCTTTATGAAACGATTCTCAACTCGGCAACTCTTTATGAGTTCAATGATTATTTTTCTATTTGGTACAACGATATCAGCTGTAGCCATAAACTTTCCGCTTCTTTTAAGTGGACGTTTAATTCAAGCAATTGGTGCAGGAATCATCATCCCCTTATTATATAATGTGGTGTTAACACTCTATCCTCCATCTAAAAGAGGCACAGTAATGGGTATGGTTTCACTAGCCATTCTTTTTGCTCCAGCAATCGGACCAACTGTAGCTTGGTTATGTATTAGACCAATATTCATGGCAAGCCATGTTTTACAGTCTAATACCTGTGATCATTATCATTATTATTAG
- a CDS encoding MFS transporter, translating to MIIIIIISSYFYLRNISETSKAKADIRSVILSTVGFTGILYGFSVAGEQGWSSLIVLSSLGIGLIAIALFTRRQLVSKDPLLDLSTFKYGKFTLFNIINIGITIIMYADMILLPLYLQSSRGYSAMEAGLLLLPGAILMGLLSPVAGKIYDRFGAKWITIVGILITILTTIPFTVLTSSTDYYYLLLMSTGRRIGMALLITPIQTAGLNQIPTYLSSHASAIWNTVRQVAGALGTSLLVTVMTIGTTNTLLNLTDSTEDGQADLMTLASIQGVNDAYFVIVVIGVVSLVLSFFIGNDKQIREG from the coding sequence GTGATCATTATCATTATTATTAGTAGCTATTTTTATCTAAGAAACATATCAGAGACATCCAAAGCTAAGGCTGATATTCGAAGCGTCATCCTTTCAACTGTTGGTTTCACAGGGATCTTGTACGGTTTTAGTGTGGCTGGTGAACAAGGGTGGTCAAGCTTAATCGTCCTTTCTTCTCTAGGTATAGGGTTAATAGCCATTGCTCTATTTACTCGCAGACAGTTAGTTTCAAAAGATCCACTACTTGATTTAAGTACATTTAAATATGGAAAATTCACTTTGTTTAACATTATTAATATCGGTATTACCATTATCATGTATGCAGATATGATTTTGTTACCTCTCTATCTTCAAAGTTCAAGAGGTTACTCTGCAATGGAAGCAGGATTACTGTTATTACCCGGAGCCATTTTAATGGGTTTACTTAGTCCGGTTGCCGGAAAGATTTATGATCGATTTGGCGCAAAGTGGATTACGATTGTTGGAATACTCATAACCATTTTGACTACTATTCCGTTTACGGTATTAACAAGCTCAACCGATTACTATTACCTTCTTCTGATGTCAACTGGTCGGCGAATTGGTATGGCTCTATTAATTACACCCATACAGACAGCTGGGTTAAATCAAATACCAACTTACTTGAGCTCTCATGCTTCGGCCATATGGAATACCGTTAGGCAGGTAGCAGGTGCTTTAGGGACGTCCTTACTTGTAACTGTGATGACGATCGGTACGACTAATACCCTTCTCAATCTCACTGATTCGACTGAAGATGGGCAAGCTGATTTAATGACATTGGCTTCTATTCAAGGTGTAAACGATGCCTACTTTGTCATTGTTGTTATTGGAGTGGTTAGCTTAGTATTATCATTCTTCATCGGTAATGATAAACAAATTAGAGAAGGCTAA
- a CDS encoding TetR family transcriptional regulator: protein MNESYGIHNLSLREFKKRKAQNDIETAALRLFLEKGYENTSIKDITDEVMMSSRTFFRYFASKEEILTGSPITTKDERLQLIQSSSDSLDQALQTIFSVLSEKYEQNKENLMIRYHISKQAESISSLFLYKLLEPEIVICDDLCISFKDTDKDHIRFQVAIHMAAFRVSVEMWLENNEREESLKTLLFYHVNQFK, encoded by the coding sequence ATGAATGAGAGTTATGGTATTCATAATTTAAGTCTAAGGGAATTTAAAAAAAGAAAAGCTCAAAATGATATTGAGACAGCCGCACTGCGTTTATTTCTAGAAAAAGGATATGAAAATACATCAATTAAAGATATTACAGATGAAGTCATGATGTCCTCTCGGACTTTCTTTCGATATTTTGCGTCCAAAGAAGAGATTCTTACAGGCTCACCTATAACGACTAAAGATGAGCGATTGCAGCTAATTCAATCAAGTAGTGATTCTCTTGATCAGGCTCTTCAAACGATCTTTTCCGTGCTCTCAGAGAAGTATGAACAGAATAAAGAAAATCTGATGATCCGATATCATATCTCAAAGCAAGCCGAATCTATATCATCTTTGTTTCTATACAAACTTTTAGAACCAGAAATAGTGATCTGCGATGACCTCTGCATTTCCTTTAAAGATACCGATAAAGATCACATTCGTTTCCAAGTCGCAATTCATATGGCTGCTTTTCGAGTTTCTGTAGAGATGTGGTTGGAGAATAATGAGAGAGAGGAATCTCTTAAGACTTTATTGTTTTATCATGTTAATCAATTTAAATAA
- a CDS encoding cytochrome P450 family protein, with translation MNHEAHVSVEERVLGFLSGQTTESPFSLFAQLREMGPVISVRNPLGESVGNSWMITKMDIATQVLKDAKSFTVDPSSIESDSGFREDILTEKNSSPDTFFTGKSMLFIDGIDHKRLRRLVSKAFTPKYMESLRPRIQELADELIDQVKDKGRMDLVKDYAYPLPINVISEMLGVPKEDRANLQIWSSAIAKGLGWGKQDPGIQKHLKEFGAYTKELVERKRITPADDLISQLIEIEEEGEQLNEDELISMITLLIFAGHETTSNLIATGTMMLFDHPEQLDQLKADLSLIPTAVEELLRFNGPTTSVGPRFAKVDLELAGQSIKKGDMLLIMVKSANRDEEKFHDSDGLDITRDIHRHLAFGFGMHMCLGAPLARVEGDIAFTTLLGRLPNLQLSIPPEEVNWQFSISSQSIESLPVSF, from the coding sequence ATGAATCATGAAGCTCACGTTTCAGTTGAGGAGAGAGTTTTAGGTTTTTTAAGTGGACAGACTACAGAAAGTCCCTTTTCTCTTTTTGCGCAACTCAGAGAGATGGGACCAGTCATTTCAGTCAGAAACCCATTGGGGGAATCAGTAGGGAATTCATGGATGATAACTAAAATGGATATCGCTACTCAGGTGTTAAAAGATGCTAAGTCGTTTACAGTTGACCCATCATCTATTGAAAGTGATAGCGGGTTCAGAGAAGACATATTGACCGAGAAAAATTCAAGTCCTGACACCTTTTTCACAGGAAAATCAATGCTCTTTATTGATGGAATCGATCATAAAAGGTTACGCAGATTAGTTTCAAAGGCATTCACTCCAAAATACATGGAGAGTTTACGCCCGCGTATCCAGGAATTAGCAGATGAATTAATTGATCAAGTTAAAGATAAAGGCAGAATGGACCTTGTTAAAGATTATGCGTACCCTTTGCCAATCAACGTAATATCCGAGATGCTTGGTGTTCCTAAGGAAGACAGGGCAAACCTACAAATCTGGTCTTCTGCCATCGCAAAAGGATTAGGTTGGGGGAAACAAGATCCTGGTATTCAAAAACACTTAAAAGAGTTTGGTGCTTACACTAAGGAGCTTGTAGAAAGAAAACGTATAACACCAGCTGATGACTTAATAAGTCAACTAATAGAAATAGAAGAAGAGGGCGAACAATTAAACGAAGATGAGTTAATTTCTATGATCACTCTACTCATTTTCGCAGGCCATGAGACAACATCGAATTTAATTGCAACAGGCACGATGATGTTATTTGATCACCCGGAACAGCTAGATCAATTGAAAGCTGATTTGAGCCTAATACCAACGGCTGTAGAAGAATTGCTGCGATTTAATGGTCCCACAACCAGTGTTGGTCCTAGATTTGCTAAGGTAGATCTAGAATTAGCTGGTCAATCCATTAAAAAAGGAGATATGCTTCTGATAATGGTTAAATCGGCAAATCGTGATGAGGAAAAGTTCCATGATTCAGATGGACTTGATATCACCCGTGATATTCATCGTCACCTAGCCTTTGGTTTTGGTATGCACATGTGTCTTGGAGCTCCTTTAGCTCGTGTAGAGGGAGATATAGCCTTTACAACTTTACTAGGTAGATTACCAAATTTGCAGCTTAGCATCCCACCCGAAGAGGTAAATTGGCAATTCTCTATTTCTTCACAAAGTATTGAATCTTTACCTGTTTCATTTTAA
- a CDS encoding SDR family NAD(P)-dependent oxidoreductase — translation MLGAQAVEALNELGRENIIFFKADVKSSKEMDAVMTFAVEQYGGLDICVNSAACWSYYPTLELTDEEWRYTIDTVLTGTFNTCRSAAKMMQQLGNGGKIVPIGSAASTNAEPPLGILNHYAAAKAGVMGFARSFAREVKPYGINVNMVLPGAMNTIGANMLNVRGAENEETRAKMAHINMPMSETPDDVARVIFMLCTKVADFMYGASIPVDGGAHINISGNSH, via the coding sequence ATGCTTGGCGCTCAAGCTGTAGAAGCCCTAAATGAATTAGGAAGAGAAAACATCATATTTTTTAAAGCAGATGTAAAAAGTTCTAAGGAAATGGATGCCGTTATGACATTTGCAGTTGAACAATATGGTGGCCTTGATATCTGCGTGAACAGCGCTGCTTGCTGGAGTTATTATCCGACTTTGGAGCTTACAGATGAAGAATGGCGGTACACAATCGATACGGTTTTAACTGGAACCTTCAACACATGTCGCAGCGCAGCTAAGATGATGCAGCAACTTGGCAATGGCGGCAAAATCGTGCCTATTGGATCAGCAGCATCAACAAACGCTGAGCCTCCTCTTGGTATCCTCAATCATTATGCTGCAGCAAAAGCCGGTGTTATGGGCTTTGCGAGATCATTTGCACGTGAGGTTAAGCCTTATGGCATCAATGTGAATATGGTACTTCCAGGAGCAATGAACACGATTGGAGCAAACATGCTTAATGTCCGTGGAGCGGAAAACGAAGAAACACGTGCTAAAATGGCACACATTAATATGCCGATGAGCGAAACACCTGATGATGTGGCACGAGTGATTTTCATGCTCTGTACGAAGGTTGCTGATTTTATGTATGGAGCAAGCATTCCGGTTGATGGTGGTGCGCATATAAACATTAGTGGTAATAGTCATTAA